In Streptomyces sp. NBC_00569, a single genomic region encodes these proteins:
- a CDS encoding sugar-binding transcriptional regulator codes for MNSSEEIAVSALSPGRSAMRMGPAELVQAAAMARRFYLEGKSKIQIAEEFGVSRFKVARVLETALERDLVRIEIRVPAELDAERSDALRARYGLRHAVVVESPAEAEESPDPENLGEVAADLLGELVSEGDVLGLAWGRSTIHMAAALDRLPPCTVVQLTGVYDAGTAERGSVEAVRRAAQVSGGEAHPIYAPMLLPDPATAAALRSQTGIARAFEYFDKVTVACVSIGSWEPGISTVHDMLSDEERAHYASLGVAAEMSAHLFDAEGRRVGRDLGERCITVEADRLRRIPEVVAIAGGQRKAAAIDAVLRSGLVTSLVTDTAAADFLLTAGPTPKPALNRADPDGA; via the coding sequence GTGAACAGCAGTGAGGAGATCGCCGTGTCGGCACTGTCGCCGGGTCGCTCAGCGATGCGGATGGGACCCGCGGAGCTGGTGCAGGCGGCGGCCATGGCCCGCCGCTTCTATCTCGAGGGCAAATCCAAGATCCAGATCGCCGAGGAGTTCGGCGTGAGCCGCTTCAAGGTGGCCAGGGTCCTGGAGACCGCGCTCGAACGGGATCTCGTACGCATCGAGATCCGCGTACCGGCCGAGCTCGACGCGGAGCGCTCCGACGCGCTGCGCGCCCGCTACGGCCTGCGGCACGCCGTGGTGGTCGAATCCCCGGCCGAGGCCGAGGAGTCGCCCGACCCCGAGAACCTCGGCGAGGTCGCGGCCGACCTCCTGGGCGAGCTGGTCTCCGAGGGCGATGTGCTGGGCCTGGCCTGGGGCCGCTCGACCATCCACATGGCGGCCGCGCTCGACCGGCTGCCGCCCTGCACGGTCGTGCAGCTCACGGGCGTGTACGACGCCGGGACCGCCGAGCGCGGCTCCGTCGAGGCCGTGCGGCGCGCCGCCCAGGTCTCCGGCGGCGAGGCCCACCCGATCTACGCGCCGATGCTCCTGCCCGACCCGGCCACCGCGGCCGCGCTGCGCAGCCAGACGGGCATCGCCCGCGCCTTCGAGTACTTCGACAAGGTCACGGTCGCCTGCGTCTCCATCGGCTCCTGGGAGCCGGGCATCTCCACCGTCCACGACATGCTCAGCGACGAGGAGCGGGCCCACTACGCCTCGCTGGGCGTCGCCGCCGAGATGTCCGCGCACCTCTTCGACGCCGAGGGCCGCCGGGTCGGCCGTGACCTGGGCGAGCGGTGCATCACGGTCGAGGCGGACCGCCTGCGGCGGATACCGGAGGTCGTCGCCATCGCGGGCGGTCAGCGCAAGGCCGCCGCGATCGACGCGGTGCTCAGGTCGGGGCTCGTCACCAGCCTCGTCACGGACACGGCCGCCGCGGACTTCCTCCTCACCGCTGGCCCCACGCCGAAGCCGGCGCTGAACCGCGCGGACCCCGACGGGGCCTAG
- a CDS encoding ribonuclease domain-containing protein, translated as MLPRLLTRLPALLPVRLLGAVLVALAVLGTGCSAQDTQQGTTAAPGRSTPAWARGRRTVPESGLPAEARTTLTLIEKGGPFPYAKDGAVFGNFERELPRQSRGYYHEYTVPTPGERDRGARRIVMGQGHETYYTDDHYESFKAVLR; from the coding sequence ATGCTGCCGCGGCTTCTCACCCGCCTCCCCGCTCTCCTCCCCGTGCGCCTCCTGGGGGCGGTGCTCGTAGCCCTCGCCGTGCTGGGCACCGGGTGCTCCGCCCAGGACACACAACAGGGCACGACGGCGGCCCCGGGCCGCTCCACGCCCGCCTGGGCGCGGGGCCGGCGCACCGTCCCTGAGTCTGGGCTCCCCGCCGAGGCCCGTACGACCCTGACCCTCATCGAGAAGGGCGGCCCGTTCCCGTACGCCAAGGACGGTGCCGTCTTCGGGAACTTCGAGCGGGAGCTGCCCCGGCAGAGCCGCGGCTACTACCACGAGTACACCGTCCCCACCCCCGGCGAGCGGGACCGCGGCGCCCGGCGCATCGTCATGGGGCAGGGCCACGAGACGTACTACACCGATGACCATTACGAGTCGTTCAAGGCGGTGCTGAGATGA
- a CDS encoding barstar family protein: MTGGPDRIRVLDLEGVKDKAGFMDRCVRDLELPDWFGRNWDALFDVLTDVSFWPDGSEQALLLSVEGWRPYASARPEDWETALDVFTDAVDRRRGRNPRLVIALTLGGSDHTPSRPPV; this comes from the coding sequence ATGACCGGAGGTCCCGACAGGATCCGTGTCCTCGACCTCGAAGGTGTCAAGGACAAGGCCGGGTTCATGGACCGGTGCGTGCGCGACCTGGAGCTGCCGGACTGGTTCGGCCGCAACTGGGACGCGCTGTTCGACGTCCTGACCGATGTCTCCTTCTGGCCCGACGGCAGTGAGCAGGCGCTGCTGCTGTCCGTCGAGGGCTGGCGGCCCTACGCCAGTGCCAGGCCCGAGGACTGGGAGACCGCGCTCGACGTGTTCACCGACGCGGTCGACCGCAGGCGTGGCCGGAACCCGAGGCTCGTGATCGCACTGACCCTTGGAGGATCCGACCACACCCCCTCCCGACCGCCTGTGTAA
- a CDS encoding GuaB1 family IMP dehydrogenase-related protein — protein MRFLNDIQPAYDLTYDDVFMVPSRSAVGSRQAVDLASPDGTGTTIPLVVANMTAIAGRRMAETVARRGGLVVIPQDIPIEVVTEVISWVKTRHLVLDTPIVLVPHQTVADALALLNKRAHNAGVVVDEEQRPVGVVTDADLTGVDRFTQLSEVMSKDLLLLDADIDPRDAFNKLDHANRRYAPAVGADGRLAGILTRTGALRATLYTPATDANGKLRIAAAVGINGDVAGKAKQLLDAGADTIVVDTAHGHQESMISAIKAVRGLDPQVPIVAGNIVAAEGVKDLIEAGADIIKVGVGPGAMCTTRMMTGVGRPQFSAVLECAAEAKKYGKHVWADGGVRHPRDVAMALAAGASNVMIGSWFAGTYESPGDLQHDAQGRAYKESFGMASARAVKNRTSEESAYDRARKALFEEGISTSRMFLDPQRPGVEDLIDSVIAGVRSSCTYAGANSLAEFEEKAVVGIQSAAGYAEGKPLHASWS, from the coding sequence GTGCGTTTCCTCAACGACATCCAGCCTGCGTACGACCTGACCTACGACGATGTCTTCATGGTGCCGAGCCGCAGCGCCGTGGGTTCCCGTCAGGCGGTCGACCTGGCGTCCCCCGACGGCACAGGCACCACGATTCCGCTGGTCGTCGCCAACATGACCGCGATCGCCGGGCGCCGCATGGCCGAGACCGTCGCCCGCCGCGGGGGCCTCGTCGTCATCCCGCAGGACATCCCGATCGAGGTGGTCACCGAGGTCATCTCCTGGGTGAAGACCCGCCACCTGGTCCTCGACACCCCCATCGTCCTCGTCCCGCACCAGACCGTCGCCGACGCGCTCGCGCTGCTGAACAAGCGCGCGCACAACGCCGGTGTCGTGGTGGACGAGGAACAGCGGCCCGTCGGCGTCGTCACGGACGCCGACCTGACCGGCGTCGACCGGTTCACGCAGCTGTCCGAGGTCATGTCCAAGGACCTGCTCCTGCTCGACGCGGACATCGACCCGCGCGACGCCTTCAACAAGCTGGACCACGCCAACCGCCGCTACGCCCCCGCCGTGGGCGCCGACGGCCGCCTCGCGGGCATCCTGACCCGCACGGGCGCCCTGCGCGCGACGCTCTACACCCCGGCCACCGACGCGAACGGCAAGCTCCGCATCGCGGCCGCCGTCGGCATCAACGGCGACGTGGCGGGCAAGGCCAAGCAGCTCCTCGACGCCGGTGCGGACACCATCGTGGTCGACACCGCGCACGGCCACCAGGAGTCGATGATCTCCGCGATCAAGGCCGTCCGCGGCCTCGACCCGCAGGTGCCCATCGTCGCGGGCAACATCGTCGCCGCCGAGGGCGTCAAGGACCTCATCGAGGCCGGTGCCGACATCATCAAGGTCGGCGTGGGCCCCGGCGCCATGTGCACCACGCGCATGATGACCGGCGTCGGCCGGCCGCAGTTCTCCGCCGTCCTGGAGTGCGCCGCCGAGGCGAAGAAGTACGGCAAGCACGTCTGGGCCGACGGCGGCGTCCGGCACCCGCGCGACGTCGCCATGGCGCTCGCCGCCGGCGCGTCGAACGTCATGATCGGCTCCTGGTTCGCGGGCACGTACGAGTCCCCGGGCGACCTCCAGCACGACGCCCAGGGGCGCGCGTACAAGGAGTCGTTCGGCATGGCGTCCGCGCGTGCCGTGAAGAACCGCACGAGCGAGGAGTCCGCCTACGACCGCGCCCGCAAGGCGCTGTTCGAGGAGGGCATCTCCACCTCGCGCATGTTCCTCGACCCGCAGCGTCCGGGCGTCGAGGACCTGATCGACTCGGTCATCGCGGGCGTCCGCTCCTCCTGCACCTACGCGGGTGCCAACTCCCTCGCGGAGTTCGAGGAGAAGGCCGTCGTCGGCATCCAGTCCGCCGCCGGTTACGCGGAGGGCAAGCCTCTGCACGCCAGCTGGAGCTAG
- a CDS encoding amino acid permease: MLDHGAPPRTRTTETPTPGLGARLMRRKPVEALVAEGGQGEGGSLRRSLGMWQLTMISIGATLGTGIFVVLGEAVPKAGPAVTLSFVIAGLTALFSALSYAELAGTIPVAGSSYSYAYATMGELIAWICGWCLVLEYGVSVAAVAVGWGEYLNELLDGTIGVTIPDALSAPPGDGGIFNLPALIVVLLAMAFLLGGARESARANTIMVVVKIVALLLFCAIGIKGFQSGNYEHFMPLGMAGVSAAGATLFFSYIGFDAASTAGEEAKNAQRDLPRAIMLSLVIVTALYVLVAAVAVGAKPWKQFNDSEAALAGIMKDVTGQSFWATLLAAGAVIAIASVVLTVLYGQTRILFAMSRDGLVPKVFSKVHPKTGAPRANTVIVSLFCGILAAAIPLGQLADATSIGTLFAFALVNIAVVVLRRTRPDMPRTFRVPLSPILPALGFGFCVWMMGSLSTVTWVVFGVWMAVGLVFYFLYGARRSRLASAPAQEK; encoded by the coding sequence GTGCTCGACCACGGCGCACCACCGCGCACCCGAACAACCGAGACCCCCACCCCGGGCCTCGGCGCCAGGCTGATGCGGCGCAAGCCGGTGGAAGCCCTGGTCGCGGAGGGTGGCCAGGGCGAAGGCGGCAGTCTGCGCCGCTCGCTCGGCATGTGGCAGCTGACCATGATCAGCATCGGTGCCACGCTCGGCACCGGCATCTTCGTGGTGCTCGGCGAGGCCGTCCCGAAGGCGGGCCCCGCGGTCACCCTGTCGTTCGTGATCGCCGGCCTCACGGCCCTCTTCTCGGCGCTCTCGTACGCCGAACTGGCCGGGACCATACCGGTCGCGGGCTCCTCCTACTCGTATGCGTACGCAACGATGGGTGAGCTGATCGCCTGGATCTGCGGCTGGTGTCTGGTCCTCGAGTACGGCGTCTCGGTCGCGGCGGTCGCCGTCGGCTGGGGCGAGTACCTGAACGAGCTCCTGGACGGCACGATCGGCGTCACGATCCCCGACGCCCTGTCCGCGCCCCCCGGCGACGGCGGCATCTTCAACCTGCCGGCGCTGATCGTCGTACTCCTCGCGATGGCGTTCCTGCTCGGTGGCGCCCGTGAGTCCGCCCGCGCCAACACGATCATGGTCGTCGTCAAGATCGTGGCGCTGCTGCTGTTCTGTGCCATCGGCATCAAGGGCTTCCAGTCCGGCAACTACGAGCACTTCATGCCGCTCGGCATGGCGGGCGTCAGCGCCGCCGGTGCCACCCTGTTCTTCTCCTACATCGGATTCGACGCCGCCTCCACCGCCGGTGAGGAGGCCAAGAACGCGCAGCGCGACCTGCCGCGCGCCATCATGCTCTCCCTCGTGATCGTCACCGCGCTGTACGTGCTCGTCGCGGCCGTCGCCGTGGGCGCCAAGCCGTGGAAGCAGTTCAACGACTCCGAGGCCGCGCTCGCCGGGATCATGAAGGACGTCACCGGGCAGTCGTTCTGGGCGACGCTGCTCGCCGCCGGAGCCGTCATCGCCATCGCGTCCGTCGTCCTGACCGTGCTCTACGGCCAGACCCGCATCCTGTTCGCGATGTCCCGCGACGGCCTCGTGCCCAAGGTGTTCTCGAAGGTCCACCCCAAGACGGGGGCGCCGCGCGCCAACACCGTGATCGTCTCGCTGTTCTGCGGCATCCTCGCCGCCGCGATCCCGCTCGGCCAGCTCGCCGACGCGACCAGCATCGGCACGCTCTTCGCGTTCGCCCTGGTCAACATCGCGGTCGTGGTCCTGCGCCGCACGCGCCCCGACATGCCGCGCACCTTCCGGGTGCCGCTCTCGCCGATCCTGCCGGCGCTCGGCTTCGGGTTCTGCGTGTGGATGATGGGCAGCCTGTCCACCGTCACCTGGGTGGTCTTCGGCGTGTGGATGGCCGTCGGCCTCGTGTTCTACTTCCTTTACGGGGCCCGTCGCTCCCGACTCGCCTCCGCGCCTGCCCAAGAGAAGTGA
- a CDS encoding Lrp/AsnC family transcriptional regulator, whose product MLNDLDERIVHALAEDARRSYADIGQLVGLSAPAVKRRVDRLRATGAITGFTVRVDPAALGWETEGFIEMYCRRNTSPEAIKRGLERYPEVASASTVTGDADAIVQVFASDMRHFERVLERIAGEPFVERTKSVLVLSPLMRRYTSGSPA is encoded by the coding sequence TTGCTGAACGATCTCGACGAACGCATCGTGCACGCCCTCGCCGAGGACGCCCGCCGCTCCTACGCCGACATCGGCCAGCTCGTCGGCCTGTCCGCGCCTGCCGTCAAGCGGCGCGTGGACCGGCTGCGGGCCACCGGAGCCATCACGGGCTTCACGGTCAGGGTCGACCCGGCCGCGCTCGGCTGGGAGACCGAGGGGTTCATCGAGATGTACTGCCGCCGCAACACCTCGCCCGAGGCCATCAAGCGCGGCCTCGAGCGCTACCCCGAGGTCGCGTCCGCGTCCACCGTCACCGGCGACGCGGACGCGATCGTCCAGGTCTTCGCCTCGGACATGCGGCACTTCGAGCGGGTCCTGGAACGGATCGCGGGGGAGCCGTTCGTGGAGCGGACCAAGTCGGTGCTCGTCCTGTCGCCGCTGATGCGGCGCTACACGTCGGGCTCGCCCGCGTGA
- a CDS encoding carbon-nitrogen hydrolase family protein — MPPLRTALLQSSGRPGSVAENLKVLDEAAGRAAATGARLLAAPEMFLTGYAIGDDVARLAEPADGPSAQAVAEIAARHGVAVAYGYPERDGELVFNSAQLIAPDGTGIANYRKTHLFGCFERDSFTPGDQAVVQAELDGVRIGLMICYDVEFPENVRAHALAGTDLLLVPTAQMHPYQFVAESVVPVRAFENQMYVAYVNRVGQEGEFEFVGLSTLAGPDGVARARAGRGDELICADVDPAFLAASREANPYLSDRRPGLYTPLI; from the coding sequence ATGCCGCCGCTGCGCACCGCCCTGCTCCAGAGCTCCGGCCGCCCCGGGTCCGTCGCCGAGAACCTCAAGGTGCTCGACGAGGCCGCGGGCCGCGCCGCCGCGACCGGAGCCCGGCTCCTGGCAGCCCCCGAGATGTTCCTGACCGGGTACGCGATCGGCGACGACGTGGCCCGCCTCGCCGAGCCCGCCGACGGACCCTCCGCGCAGGCCGTCGCCGAGATCGCGGCCCGCCACGGTGTCGCCGTGGCCTACGGCTACCCGGAGCGCGACGGGGAGCTGGTGTTCAACTCGGCGCAGCTGATCGCCCCCGACGGCACCGGCATCGCGAACTACCGCAAGACCCACCTCTTCGGCTGCTTCGAGCGCGACTCGTTCACGCCCGGCGACCAGGCCGTCGTCCAGGCCGAGCTCGACGGTGTCCGCATCGGCCTCATGATCTGTTACGACGTCGAGTTCCCGGAGAACGTGCGCGCGCACGCCCTCGCCGGAACCGACCTGCTGCTCGTGCCGACGGCCCAGATGCACCCGTACCAGTTCGTCGCCGAATCGGTCGTTCCCGTGCGGGCCTTCGAGAACCAGATGTACGTCGCATACGTCAACCGGGTCGGCCAGGAAGGGGAGTTCGAGTTCGTCGGGCTCTCCACGCTCGCCGGGCCCGACGGGGTCGCCAGGGCGCGCGCCGGCCGCGGCGACGAGCTGATCTGCGCCGACGTGGACCCCGCCTTCCTGGCCGCGTCCCGCGAGGCCAACCCGTACCTCAGCGACCGCCGCCCGGGCCTGTACACGCCGCTGATCTGA
- a CDS encoding flavin monoamine oxidase family protein: protein MTSTVPNAVQHTDAQPPITMFGPDFPYAYDDFLAHPAGLGQIPATEHGTEVAVIGGGLSGIVAAYELMKMGLKPVVYEADEIGGRLRTVGFEGTPAEAAGLTAEMGAMRFPPSSTALQHYIDLVGLETRPFPNPLAPETPSTVVDLKGESHYANTVDDLPQVYRDVMNAWNACLEEGADFSDMNRAMRERDVPRIREIWSKLVDKLDNQTFYGFLCDSESFKSFRHREIFGQVGFGTGGWDTDFPNSILEILRVVYTEADDHHRGIVGGSQQLPLRLWEREPEKIVHWAYGTSLAELHDSRKPRPAVTRLHRTVGNHITVTDASGDIRTYQAAIFTAQSWMLLSKVACDDSLFPIDHWTAIERTHYMESSKLFVPVDRPFWLDKDEETGRDTMSMTLTDRMTRGTYLLDDGPDKPATICLSYTWCDDSLKWLPLSANERMEVMLKSLGEIYPKVDIRKHIIGNPVTVSWENEPYFMGAFKANLPGHYRYQRRLFTHFMQDRLPEDKRGIFLAGDDISWTAGWAEGAVQTALNAVWGVMHQLGGATDGTNPGPGDVYDEIAPVELPED from the coding sequence ATGACGTCCACGGTGCCCAACGCCGTCCAGCACACCGACGCGCAGCCGCCCATCACGATGTTCGGGCCGGACTTCCCGTACGCCTACGACGACTTCCTCGCGCACCCCGCGGGCCTCGGCCAGATACCGGCGACCGAGCACGGCACCGAGGTCGCGGTCATCGGTGGCGGCCTCTCCGGGATCGTCGCCGCGTACGAGCTGATGAAGATGGGCCTCAAGCCCGTCGTGTACGAGGCGGACGAGATCGGCGGCCGGCTGCGCACGGTCGGCTTCGAAGGCACCCCCGCCGAGGCCGCCGGGCTGACCGCGGAGATGGGCGCGATGCGCTTCCCGCCGTCGTCGACCGCGCTCCAGCACTACATCGACCTGGTGGGCCTGGAGACGCGGCCCTTCCCCAACCCGCTCGCCCCCGAGACCCCGTCGACCGTCGTCGACCTCAAGGGCGAGTCCCACTACGCCAACACCGTCGACGACCTGCCGCAGGTCTACCGCGACGTCATGAACGCGTGGAACGCCTGTCTCGAAGAGGGCGCCGACTTCTCCGACATGAACCGCGCGATGCGCGAGCGCGACGTGCCGCGCATCCGCGAGATCTGGTCGAAGCTCGTCGACAAGCTCGACAACCAGACGTTCTACGGGTTCCTCTGCGACTCCGAGTCCTTCAAGTCCTTCCGGCACCGCGAGATCTTCGGCCAGGTCGGCTTCGGCACCGGTGGCTGGGACACCGACTTCCCGAACTCCATCCTGGAGATCCTGCGCGTCGTCTACACCGAGGCCGACGACCACCACCGCGGCATCGTCGGCGGCTCCCAGCAGCTGCCGCTGCGCCTGTGGGAGCGCGAGCCGGAGAAGATCGTCCACTGGGCGTACGGCACCTCGCTCGCCGAGCTGCACGACAGCCGCAAGCCGCGCCCGGCCGTGACCCGGCTGCACCGCACCGTGGGCAACCACATCACGGTCACCGACGCGTCGGGTGACATCCGCACCTACCAGGCGGCGATCTTCACCGCGCAGTCGTGGATGCTGCTGTCCAAGGTCGCGTGCGACGACTCGCTCTTCCCGATCGACCACTGGACGGCGATCGAGCGCACCCACTACATGGAGAGCTCGAAGCTCTTCGTCCCGGTCGACCGGCCGTTCTGGCTGGACAAGGACGAGGAGACCGGGCGGGACACGATGTCCATGACGCTCACCGACCGCATGACGCGTGGCACGTACCTGCTCGACGACGGCCCGGACAAGCCGGCCACCATCTGCCTGTCGTACACCTGGTGCGACGACAGCCTGAAGTGGCTGCCCCTGTCGGCGAACGAGCGCATGGAGGTCATGCTCAAGTCGCTCGGCGAGATCTACCCGAAGGTCGACATCCGGAAGCACATCATCGGCAACCCGGTGACCGTGTCCTGGGAGAACGAGCCCTACTTCATGGGCGCGTTCAAGGCGAACCTGCCGGGTCACTACCGCTACCAGCGCCGCCTGTTCACGCACTTCATGCAGGACCGCCTCCCCGAGGACAAGCGGGGCATCTTCCTCGCGGGCGACGACATCTCCTGGACGGCCGGCTGGGCCGAGGGCGCCGTGCAGACCGCGCTCAACGCGGTCTGGGGCGTCATGCACCAGCTGGGCGGCGCGACGGACGGCACCAACCCCGGCCCCGGTGACGTGTACGACGAGATCGCGCCGGTCGAGCTGCCCGAGGACTGA
- a CDS encoding LLM class F420-dependent oxidoreductase: MATRLGLSLPQMKQYDIGRDIPAVARAAEEIGYESLWVFERILFPEPARQGLYGVPGLPWPDQYRSVADPLVSLTLAAAATERARLGTSVLVAPLHVPFQLARALASLDAASGGRVVAGIGTGWSHDEYAAAAVAPFEKRGQVLDELLDVFEAVWGPDPVSYEGELTTIAPSVVGPKPAGPIPVLLPANSPKAARRLVDRADGWMPGAAGAEQLAEQWRGLRELAEERGRKEPIQSVLRVNTTYTRDEYKGDDRRPFQGNVAQIVEDLVAHDAVGLEEILIDLQGLARDADELTDVAAEVFTAAREAGV, from the coding sequence ATGGCGACCCGACTCGGCCTCAGCCTCCCCCAGATGAAGCAGTACGACATCGGGCGCGACATCCCGGCGGTGGCCCGCGCCGCCGAGGAGATCGGCTACGAGAGCCTGTGGGTCTTCGAGCGGATCCTGTTCCCCGAGCCCGCCCGCCAGGGCCTGTACGGGGTCCCCGGCCTCCCCTGGCCGGACCAGTACCGCTCGGTCGCCGACCCGCTGGTCTCCCTCACCCTGGCCGCCGCCGCCACCGAGCGGGCCCGGCTCGGCACGAGCGTCCTTGTCGCCCCGCTGCACGTACCGTTCCAACTGGCTCGCGCGCTGGCCTCGTTGGACGCGGCCAGCGGTGGCCGCGTCGTCGCGGGCATCGGCACGGGATGGTCCCACGACGAGTACGCGGCCGCCGCCGTGGCCCCGTTCGAAAAGCGCGGCCAGGTCCTGGACGAGCTGCTCGACGTGTTCGAGGCCGTGTGGGGCCCCGACCCGGTGAGCTACGAGGGCGAGCTGACGACCATCGCGCCGTCCGTGGTGGGGCCGAAGCCCGCCGGGCCGATCCCGGTGCTGCTGCCGGCGAACAGCCCGAAGGCCGCACGCCGGCTCGTGGACCGCGCCGACGGCTGGATGCCGGGGGCCGCGGGCGCGGAGCAGCTCGCCGAGCAGTGGCGCGGCCTTCGGGAACTGGCCGAGGAGCGCGGCCGCAAGGAGCCCATCCAGAGCGTGCTGCGGGTGAACACGACCTACACGCGCGACGAGTACAAGGGCGACGACCGCCGCCCGTTCCAGGGCAACGTCGCGCAGATCGTCGAGGATCTGGTCGCGCACGACGCGGTGGGCCTCGAGGAGATCCTGATCGACCTCCAGGGTCTCGCCCGCGACGCGGACGAGCTGACGGATGTCGCGGCCGAGGTGTTCACGGCCGCGCGCGAGGCCGGGGTCTGA
- a CDS encoding DUF5995 family protein produces the protein MAQLERFAKCTPAARGVDSVVARMRELAASWPARDGVAVFNRVYLSVTEEVDRHIDGGRFADAEAAATLDVRFAGRYLAAVGTSSPEDRPPACWRPLLQYRRHPGVRPLQFALSGINAHIGHDLALAVVDTCRTLGCEPADVEDEFDRVGDLLVSLEERIREDLMPGPDLLQIADPLTHLLGSWTLERARDGAWAAARALWVLREFPDVTEEFVRRLDTSVGLVGRMLLTPLPD, from the coding sequence ATGGCGCAGTTGGAACGGTTCGCGAAGTGCACGCCCGCCGCGCGCGGGGTCGACTCCGTGGTGGCCCGGATGCGTGAGCTGGCCGCGTCCTGGCCCGCCCGCGACGGTGTGGCCGTCTTCAACCGGGTCTATCTGTCCGTCACGGAAGAGGTCGACCGGCACATCGACGGCGGCCGGTTCGCCGACGCCGAGGCCGCGGCCACGCTGGACGTTCGGTTCGCCGGGCGCTATCTCGCGGCCGTCGGAACCAGCTCCCCCGAGGACCGTCCGCCCGCCTGCTGGCGTCCGCTGCTCCAGTACCGCCGCCATCCAGGCGTACGCCCACTGCAGTTCGCCCTCTCGGGCATCAACGCGCACATCGGCCACGATCTGGCGCTCGCCGTCGTGGACACCTGCCGTACGCTCGGCTGCGAACCGGCCGACGTGGAGGATGAGTTCGACCGCGTGGGCGATCTCCTCGTCTCGCTGGAGGAGCGCATCCGCGAAGATCTGATGCCGGGCCCCGATCTGCTCCAGATCGCCGACCCGCTGACCCATCTGCTCGGCTCCTGGACCCTGGAACGCGCCAGGGACGGTGCCTGGGCGGCGGCCCGCGCCCTGTGGGTGCTGCGTGAATTCCCGGACGTCACCGAGGAGTTCGTCCGACGCCTCGACACCTCGGTCGGGCTGGTCGGCCGCATGCTGCTCACACCTCTTCCGGACTGA
- a CDS encoding glycoside hydrolase family 6 protein produces MSGLRAQRLAERRAERRGAARRGAMAAAASLVAAVGTVTGVVSALDGSGGGDVARPRVTRSPDLLPLPAVPTATSAPASGPSPSLSSSKTVKQKPKPTPRASTGKSVAPASTRLYRHTDSQVLDWARAHRSDPRRPLIESRIADRPAAVWFADFTPGTITSRVRAVTSTAAREGRVPVLVPYAIPERDCGGASEGGAPDIAAYDGWVRRFAAGLGSGEVVVILEPDALSQTECLSGGQLADRYAALARAGRAFKSANPRARVYYDAGHSDWNPAGTQAARLRAAGAASPASSDGVFTNVSNFNRTSAEVAYARRVLAAMGGPPSLGAVIDTSRNGNGAPADGAWCDPSGRKLGQAPTLRTGERGIDAYLWVKLPGESDGCKGEPGTFAPDYAYDLAD; encoded by the coding sequence GTGTCAGGCTTACGTGCGCAGAGGCTGGCCGAGCGTCGCGCCGAGCGCAGGGGCGCGGCCCGCCGGGGGGCCATGGCGGCGGCCGCGTCGCTGGTCGCGGCGGTCGGCACGGTCACCGGGGTGGTGTCGGCGCTCGACGGGTCCGGGGGCGGCGATGTGGCGCGGCCCCGGGTGACGCGTTCGCCCGACCTGCTTCCGCTGCCCGCCGTGCCGACCGCGACATCCGCCCCGGCCTCGGGCCCCTCGCCCTCCCTGTCGAGTTCGAAGACCGTGAAGCAGAAGCCGAAGCCCACTCCGAGGGCGTCCACGGGGAAGTCCGTGGCGCCCGCCTCCACGCGCCTGTACCGGCACACCGACTCCCAGGTCCTCGACTGGGCCAGGGCCCACCGCTCCGACCCGCGTCGCCCCCTCATCGAGTCGCGGATCGCCGACCGGCCCGCCGCGGTCTGGTTCGCCGACTTCACGCCCGGCACCATCACGTCCCGGGTGCGTGCGGTGACGTCCACGGCGGCGCGCGAGGGCCGGGTGCCGGTGCTCGTGCCGTACGCGATCCCCGAGCGCGACTGCGGGGGTGCCTCGGAGGGCGGGGCGCCCGACATCGCCGCGTACGACGGCTGGGTGCGGAGGTTCGCGGCGGGCCTGGGATCGGGCGAGGTCGTCGTGATCCTCGAACCCGACGCGCTCTCCCAGACCGAGTGCCTCTCCGGCGGGCAGCTCGCCGACCGGTACGCGGCGCTGGCCCGCGCGGGCCGCGCCTTCAAGTCGGCGAACCCCAGAGCCAGGGTGTACTACGACGCCGGTCACTCCGACTGGAACCCCGCCGGTACTCAGGCGGCCCGGCTGCGGGCGGCGGGCGCCGCGTCGCCGGCCTCGTCCGACGGCGTCTTCACGAACGTCTCCAACTTCAACCGCACGTCCGCCGAAGTGGCCTACGCCCGCCGGGTCCTGGCGGCGATGGGCGGCCCGCCGTCCCTGGGCGCCGTGATCGACACCAGCCGCAACGGCAACGGCGCCCCGGCGGACGGCGCGTGGTGCGACCCCTCGGGCCGCAAACTGGGGCAGGCGCCGACCCTGCGCACCGGGGAGCGCGGGATCGACGCCTACTTGTGGGTGAAGCTGCCGGGGGAGTCGGACGGCTGCAAGGGCGAGCCGGGAACGTTCGCCCCCGACTACGCCTACGACCTGGCGGACTGA